Below is a window of Planktothrix serta PCC 8927 DNA.
CGTTTTGTTGAACATTATGGCTGTTAAAGTTTTAATTCCCACACCCCTGCAAAAATTTACCAATAATCAAGCTACGCTTGAGTGTGAAGGGTCTAATGTTTCTGAATTAATTGAATCCTTAGAAGCCAATTGTCCAGGGATTAAAAAAAGTCTCTGTGATGATGTGGGAAAACCTCGTAAATTTTTGAATTTCTATGTTAATAGTGAAGATATTCGCTTCTTAGAAGGAACAAAAACAGAACTGAAAGATGGCGATGAAGTCAGTATTGTTCCGGCGGTTGCTGGCGGTTAACCTAGTTTAATATTAATATAATTTTTAAGGACATGGTGTTAATCATGTCCTTTTTAATCTGATAAAAATTAGAAGTTGCTATGATCATGCAGATTGATACTCCCCAAAACTATTGTAGCAAGACTGCATTAACAAACCCTGAGCAAACTGTTGAACATAATCATTAAATCGCTCAGAACTTAACACATCCGTCATCTGCATCGCCCATTGATTTAAACCCTCTACTAAATTAATAAGTTCTGATTTTTCCGCGACAAAACTGATTTCATAGTAGCCCTGGGAATGAGAAATCGTCTCTACATTGTCTAAAATTATTTGACAAAAACAGAGCATTTTATCTAAATATAAGCGAATCCGATTAATCGCCAGACTATTAGAAGGAGCTTGATTAATCTTCTCAATGACCCGATAACAATTAGCCTCCAAGCATTGAGCCGCATCTTGAATCAAGATGGCATATTCTAAGGGGGACTTCGCAACTTTTTTGTCTCCGGTCAGAGCAATTTGAAGCAAATAAGATGAGGAAGCAATAATAGAGGCGGGAGTTCTTAAATAATGATGAATTTCCGTTGTAATATCCTGAACAGTGGTAAAATCTCGATCCAAATTTAAGACTAGATTTAAGAGTGACATAAGTTGACTGCTCCTGATTGATTGAATCTAATCATCGGTGATTAACCCCAAAAACCCAGTGAAATAAATCGCCTAACTCCGATGAACTTAATCACGAGTGTTTGTGATCTCGATACATCCGGTGATTGTTCTAAATCAACCTAATATTGTGATATAGATCACAGAGGATTAACCCCCATCCCCTGAATCCTCCTTCTTTGTGTCTTTGTGTCTTTGTGGTTTCAAGTGTAGAAGAATTACGAATTAAGAATTAATAATTAAATTCGTAATTCGTAATTCGTAATTCGTAATTCTTACGAAGCGACTCGCGCCGTACTCCGAGGACGACGACGACCTGTTACTTTTGCTGAGGAAGAAGTTGAAGGTTCTTGTTCTCCTTCTCCTTCTCTTCCTCCTCCTCCTTCTCCTTCGGGGGTTTGTACTAATAACACTAACAACGGATTACTAGGAATTTCTCGACGCAAAACACGCTGAATTGAGCGCTCAATTTGAGTCTTTAATCCTTCCCAATCAATTTCTTTCGTGTCCGTTCCAAACGTGCGAGCAAATTCTGTCCAACGTTCCGTTAAAACATTCTCAATCGTTTGGCTTAATTGTTGTTGGATAGAAGCTTGATCAACACTATTGACAACCCCTTTTAAATGAATCTCTGGTCGCGCCAATAACTTGCCATCAACTCCCACCGCAGCCGCTACGGTCACTACACCTTCTTCCGCTAATTGACGCCGTTCTTTCA
It encodes the following:
- a CDS encoding MoaD/ThiS family protein; translation: MAVKVLIPTPLQKFTNNQATLECEGSNVSELIESLEANCPGIKKSLCDDVGKPRKFLNFYVNSEDIRFLEGTKTELKDGDEVSIVPAVAGG